The following proteins come from a genomic window of Sorghum bicolor cultivar BTx623 chromosome 3, Sorghum_bicolor_NCBIv3, whole genome shotgun sequence:
- the LOC110434224 gene encoding clathrin interactor EPSIN 3-like: protein MDAPFFHELRRQASSYLTGKIRSARLALTDVTPTQLMTEEATSGDASPPNVKTMGLIARQAFEVDEYVRITDILHRRFASFDRRQWREAYKALLLLEHLLTHGPRSVAVEFQKDREAIEQMATFQHIDEKGFNWGQTVKGKSERVLKLLERGPFLEEERERARKIAREIKGFGSFNLSSASHSHAMSQPQPGDGDDGSRGYGRSNSQYKERWRHDDDDGGRFGRSNSRMEERWRHKDGNDGDKENLIQSPEPTPRVAREVEAEVEELHHHHPFHGFGQQRPEAMLLLSQ, encoded by the exons ATGGACGCGCCCTTCTTCCACGAGCTCAGGCGCCAGGCCTCCTCCTACCTCACCGGCAAGATCCGCTCCGCGCGGCTGGCGCTCACCGACGTCACCCCGACGCAGCT CATGACGGAGGAGGCGACGAGCGGGGACGCGTCGCCGCCGAACGTCAAGACGATGGGCCTCATAGCCCGGCAGGCGTTCGAGGTGGACGAGTACGTCAGGATCACGGACATCCTGCACAGGCGCTTCGCGAGCTTCGACCGCAGGCAGTGGCGGGAGGCGTACAAGGCGCTGCTCCTCCTCGAGCACCTCCTCACGCACGGGCCCCGCAGCGTCGCGGTGGAGTTCCAGAAGGACAGGGAGGCCATCGAGCAGATGGCCACCTTCCAGCACATCGACGAGAAAGG CTTCAACTGGGGCCAGACGGTGAAGGGCAAATCGGAGCGCGTGCTCAAGCTGCTGGAACGCGGCCCGTTCCTGGAGGAGGAGCGCGAGCGGGCGCGCAAGATCGCGCGCGAGATCAAGGGATTCGGCAGCTTCAACCTCAGCAGCGCCTCCCACTCCCACGCCATGTCGCAGCCACAACCCGGTGACGGTGACGACGGAAGCCGCGGCTACGGCCGGAGCAACTCGCAGTACAAGGAGCGGTGGaggcacgacgacgacgacggcggccgtTTCGGGCGGAGCAACTCGCGGATGGAGGAGCGGTGGAGGCACAAGGATGGCAACGACGGCGACAAGGAGAATCTGATACAGAGCCCGGAGCCGACGCCACGGGTCGCGCGGGAAGTGGAGGCGGAGGTGGAGGAgctgcaccaccaccacccgttCCACGGGTTCGGGCAACAGCGGCCGGAGGCGATGCTGCTCCTGAGCCAGTGA
- the LOC8058887 gene encoding fasciclin-like arabinogalactan protein 4 has translation MGRGLSAAPVSPRLVLGAAALVLLAAAALPSPAAGVNVTAVLSAFPNFADFARLLASTSVAGELSGRSSLTLLAVPNANLPQSPSAFVAGAGADIADVLRYHVLLEYLSPSDLAHLSPSGKLVTTLFQTTGRAPSDFGAVNLTLGANSTVVVRSPAPTPGSNATVLGAVTAVPYNLSVLAVGGLILPSGFDLAASETRPPPPVNITRVLTDARGFNVAASMLQASGVASEFEADEHGAGITVFVPTDDAFAGLPATDRLQSLPAERKAVVLRFHVLHSYYPLGSLESIVNPVQPTLATEHTEAGHFTLNITRVNGSIAIDTGIVQASITRTVFDQNPVAVFAVSKVLLPKEMFSRGDSGSTAIVPPSVAMAPGDTSSEQTPQTRLSSPPDLHGEDSESSAALATAKGASWWRIGLMYLQLHLLFLSLV, from the coding sequence ATGGGGAGAGGCTTGAGCGCCGCTCCCGTCTCGCCGCGCCTCGTGCTCGGGGCAGCGGCGCTGGTGCtgctcgcggcggcggcgctgccttCTCCAGCAGCTGGGGTCAACGTGACGGCCGTGCTCTCGGCGTTCCCCAACTTCGCCGACTTCGCGCGGCTGCTGGCATCCACCTCCGTGGCCGGGGAGCTGTCCGGGAGGTCGTCCCTGACGCTCCTGGCCGTGCCGAATGCCAACCTGCCGCAGTCACCCTCGGCTTTCGTAGCTGGCGCCGGCGCCGACATCGCCGACGTGCTGAGGTACCACGTCCTTCTGGAGTACCTCTCCCCGTCCGACCTCGCCCACCTCTCCCCCTCCGGGAAGCTCGTGACGACGCTGTTTCAGACCACGGGCCGCGCACCCTCCGACTTCGGCGCCGTCAACCTCACCCTGGGGGCCAACTCCACTGTCGTGGTCCGCTCGCCGGCGCCGACACCGGGATCGAATGCCACGGTCCTCGGCGCCGTGACCGCGGTTCCGTACAATCTCAGCGTGCTCGCGGTGGGTGGCCTTATCCTACCCTCCGGATTCGACCTCGCGGCCTCTGAAACCCGCCCGCCACCGCCGGTGAACATCACCCGGGTTCTCACCGACGCGCGGGGGTTCAACGTGGCGGCCTCCATGCTGCAGGCTTCCGGTGTGGCGAGTGAGTTTGAGGCCGACGAGCACGGTGCTGGAATCACCGTCTTCGTCCCCACCGACGACGCCTTTGCCGGCCTCCCTGCCACCGACCGCCTCCAGTCCCTACCCGCTGAGCGCAAGGCCGTCGTGCTCCGCTTCCATGTGCTGCACTCTTACTACCCGCTGGGTTCCCTTGAGTCCATCGTGAACCCTGTCCAGCCCACTCTCGCGACAGAGCACACTGAGGCTGGCCACTTCACCCTAAACATAACCCGTGTCAATGGCTCCATTGCCATTGACACAGGCATCGTGCAGGCATCCATCACCCGCACAGTGTTCGACCAAAATCCTGTGGCAGTCTTTGCCGTCTCCAAGGTTCTACTGCCCAAGGAAATGTTCAGTCGGGGGGATTCCGGCAGCACTGCCATTGTGCCACCTTCGGTTGCGATGGCGCCCGGCGACACCAGCAGCGAGCAGACACCACAGACGAGGCTCTCATCCCCGCCTGACCTCCACGGCGAAGATAGCGAGTCGTCGGCTGCTTTGGCGACAGCAAAGGGGGCTTCTTGGTGGCGTATAGGACTCATGTATCTACAGCTGCATCTATTATTTCTATCTCTGGTATGA
- the LOC8057781 gene encoding uncharacterized protein At1g04910 isoform X1 yields MQNHAYSRLGISGAGAAVPSPPSSPRRAWGRRASAKGGWSARASAGAGWGWGAARRVARAVLAALLRRQAVFLFAPLLYVAAMLLYMGSISLDSVPRIISRPAPGSVYRSPQLYARLRADMDADNATDALATVWRHAYRGGVWRPCISNNTNGLPESNGYIYIEANGGLNQQRTSICNAVAVAGFLNATLVIPNFHYHSIWRDPSKFSDIYDEDYFIQRLKNDVRVVDKVPEFIMERFGHNLSNAFNFKIKAWSPIQFYEDIVLPKLIEERLIRISPFANRLSFDAPPAVQRLRCLANFEALKFSKPITNISNILVSRMREKSVENNGKYVAVHLRFEEDMVAFSCCVFDGGDNEKKELDAAREKGWKGKFTRPGRVIRPGAIRMNGKCPLTPLEVGLMLRGMGFSNNTAIYLASGRIYKAEKNMSPLLEMFPLLQIKETLALDEELAPFKNFSSRMAAIDYSVCVHSEVFVTTQGGNFPHFLIGHRRYLYGGHAKTIKPDKRRLAILFDSPRIGWKSLKRQLFNMRAHSDVKGIEIKRANESVYTFPCPDCMCRSNKQEHSKSIVAR; encoded by the exons ATGCAGAACCACGCGTACAGCCGGCTGGGCATCTCGGGGGCCGGGGCGGCCGTGCCGTCGCCTCCGTCGTCGCCGCGGCGCGCGTGGGGGAGGAGGGCCTCGGCGAAGGGCGGGTGGTCGGCGAGGGCCAGCGCGGGCGCGGGCTGGGGCTGGGGCGCGGCGCGGAGGGTTGCGCGGGCGGTGCTTGCGGCGCTGCTGCGGAGGCAGGCGGTGTTCCTCTTCGCGCCACTGCTGTACGTGGCGGCGATGCTGCTCTACATGGGCTCCATCTCGCTCGACAGTGTGCCCCGCATCATCTCGCGCCCGGCGCCTGGGTCAGTGTACCGCAGCCCGCAGCTCTACGCCCGCCTCCGCGCCGATATGGACGCCGATAATGCCACCGACGCG CTAGCAACTGTATGGCGGCATGCTTACAGAGGTGGTGTTTGGAGACCTTGCATAAGCAATAATACCAACG GTTTGCCTGAATCAAATGGCTACATATACATTGAGGCTAATGGTGGTTTGAATCAACAACGAACATCG ATTTGCAATGCAGTTGCTGTTGCCGGTTTTCTGAATGCAACTCTTGTAATCCCAAACTTTCACTATCACAGTATTTGGAGGGATCCCAG CAAATTTAGTGATATTTATGATGAGGATTACTTTATCCAACGCTTAAAGAATGATGTCCGGGTGGTTGACAAGGTGCCTGAGTTCATCATGGAGCGGTTTGGTCACAATCTGAGTAATGCATTTAATTTCAAGATAAAGGCTTGGTCTCCTATTCAGTTCTATGAAGATATTGTTCTCCCTAAGTTGATCGAAGAAAG GCTCATAAGGATATCACCTTTTGCGAATCGGCTGTCATTCGATGCGCCTCCTGCTGTTCAACGTCTACGATGTCTAGCAAATTTTGAAGCCTTAAAATTTTCTAAACCAATCACTAATATATCTAATATTTTAGTTTCTCGGATGAGAGAAAAAAGTGTTGAAAACAATGGGAAATATGTAGCAGTGCATCTCCGCTTTGAAGAG GACATGgttgccttctcttgttgtgtcTTTGATGGCGGTGACAATGAGAAGAAGGAACTGGATGCAGCCAGGGAAAAAGGTTGGAAAGGGAAATTTACTAGGCCAGGACGTGTAATAAGGCCTGGAGCAATAAGGATGAATGGGAAATGTCCACTGACCCCTTTGGAG GTTGGATTAATGCTGCGCGGAATGGGTTTCAGCAATAATACTGCAATATATCTGGCTTCTGGAAGGatatataaagcagaaaagaacatGTCTCCTCTCCTTGAAATGTTCCCTCTCTTGCAGATAAAAGAAACATTGGCACTGGATGAAGAACTTGCTCCATTCAAG AATTTCTCCTCAAGGATGGCAGCTATAGACTACAGTGTCTGTGTTCATAGTGAGGTTTTTGTGACTACGCAAGGTGGAAATTTCCCTCATTTCCTTATTGGGCATAGAAGATACTTGTATGGTGGCCATGCGAAGACAATTAAGCCTGATAAAAGAAGATTGGCCATACTCTTTGATAGTCCACGTATTGG ATGGAAGTCACTGAAACGGCAATTGTTCAATATGAGAGCACATAGTGACGTGAAGGGTATTGAAATAAAAAGAGCAAATGAATCTGTATACACCTTTCCATGCCCTGATTGCATGTGCCGTTCAAACAAACAAGAACACTCCAAATCCATCGTGGCCAGATAG
- the LOC8057781 gene encoding uncharacterized protein At1g04910 isoform X2, whose amino-acid sequence MQNHAYSRLGISGAGAAVPSPPSSPRRAWGRRASAKGGWSARASAGAGWGWGAARRVARAVLAALLRRQAVFLFAPLLYVAAMLLYMGSISLDSVPRIISRPAPGSVYRSPQLYARLRADMDADNATDALATVWRHAYRGGVWRPCISNNTNGLPESNGYIYIEANGGLNQQRTSICNAVAVAGFLNATLVIPNFHYHSIWRDPSKFSDIYDEDYFIQRLKNDVRVVDKVPEFIMERFGHNLSNAFNFKIKAWSPIQFYEDIVLPKLIEERLIRISPFANRLSFDAPPAVQRLRCLANFEALKFSKPITNISNILVSRMREKSVENNGKYVAVHLRFEEDMVAFSCCVFDGGDNEKKELDAAREKGWKGKFTRPGRVIRPGAIRMNGKCPLTPLEVGLMLRGMGFSNNTAIYLASGRIYKAEKNMSPLLEMFPLLQIKETLALDEELAPFKNFSSRMAAIDYSVCVHSEVFVTTQGGNFPHFLIGHRRYLYGGHAKTIKPDKRRLAILFDSPRIGFGCVQMEVTETAIVQYEST is encoded by the exons ATGCAGAACCACGCGTACAGCCGGCTGGGCATCTCGGGGGCCGGGGCGGCCGTGCCGTCGCCTCCGTCGTCGCCGCGGCGCGCGTGGGGGAGGAGGGCCTCGGCGAAGGGCGGGTGGTCGGCGAGGGCCAGCGCGGGCGCGGGCTGGGGCTGGGGCGCGGCGCGGAGGGTTGCGCGGGCGGTGCTTGCGGCGCTGCTGCGGAGGCAGGCGGTGTTCCTCTTCGCGCCACTGCTGTACGTGGCGGCGATGCTGCTCTACATGGGCTCCATCTCGCTCGACAGTGTGCCCCGCATCATCTCGCGCCCGGCGCCTGGGTCAGTGTACCGCAGCCCGCAGCTCTACGCCCGCCTCCGCGCCGATATGGACGCCGATAATGCCACCGACGCG CTAGCAACTGTATGGCGGCATGCTTACAGAGGTGGTGTTTGGAGACCTTGCATAAGCAATAATACCAACG GTTTGCCTGAATCAAATGGCTACATATACATTGAGGCTAATGGTGGTTTGAATCAACAACGAACATCG ATTTGCAATGCAGTTGCTGTTGCCGGTTTTCTGAATGCAACTCTTGTAATCCCAAACTTTCACTATCACAGTATTTGGAGGGATCCCAG CAAATTTAGTGATATTTATGATGAGGATTACTTTATCCAACGCTTAAAGAATGATGTCCGGGTGGTTGACAAGGTGCCTGAGTTCATCATGGAGCGGTTTGGTCACAATCTGAGTAATGCATTTAATTTCAAGATAAAGGCTTGGTCTCCTATTCAGTTCTATGAAGATATTGTTCTCCCTAAGTTGATCGAAGAAAG GCTCATAAGGATATCACCTTTTGCGAATCGGCTGTCATTCGATGCGCCTCCTGCTGTTCAACGTCTACGATGTCTAGCAAATTTTGAAGCCTTAAAATTTTCTAAACCAATCACTAATATATCTAATATTTTAGTTTCTCGGATGAGAGAAAAAAGTGTTGAAAACAATGGGAAATATGTAGCAGTGCATCTCCGCTTTGAAGAG GACATGgttgccttctcttgttgtgtcTTTGATGGCGGTGACAATGAGAAGAAGGAACTGGATGCAGCCAGGGAAAAAGGTTGGAAAGGGAAATTTACTAGGCCAGGACGTGTAATAAGGCCTGGAGCAATAAGGATGAATGGGAAATGTCCACTGACCCCTTTGGAG GTTGGATTAATGCTGCGCGGAATGGGTTTCAGCAATAATACTGCAATATATCTGGCTTCTGGAAGGatatataaagcagaaaagaacatGTCTCCTCTCCTTGAAATGTTCCCTCTCTTGCAGATAAAAGAAACATTGGCACTGGATGAAGAACTTGCTCCATTCAAG AATTTCTCCTCAAGGATGGCAGCTATAGACTACAGTGTCTGTGTTCATAGTGAGGTTTTTGTGACTACGCAAGGTGGAAATTTCCCTCATTTCCTTATTGGGCATAGAAGATACTTGTATGGTGGCCATGCGAAGACAATTAAGCCTGATAAAAGAAGATTGGCCATACTCTTTGATAGTCCACGTATTGG CTTTGGTTGTGTGCAGATGGAAGTCACTGAAACGGCAATTGTTCAATATGAGAGCACATAG